A DNA window from Drosophila virilis strain 15010-1051.87 chromosome 4, Dvir_AGI_RSII-ME, whole genome shotgun sequence contains the following coding sequences:
- the Mondo gene encoding protein WBSCR14 homolog isoform X2, which yields MCKTVVLEGKYWKRHAAVIKAEYRKWRKNYKSKATGCLTYDSKSELDFLEWSPLNDRNLMPDDWTTDTLFSAINGPFPFPDSREIARGAGIADFIQPSLGPLQPNLDDIDITFSDLLTTTGSRLPPVPEEGTDAEMLKNDDYCLQAIVGAPHTLYSSDNMMEVVASSSGGNAQVDANMLELNTPISNMPYGDIEQQFVAARQQAVSDSQQQQQQQQQQQQQQQQQQQLLGESQSPRLHTVKHFGAISSNDSSNRCSASESFSSKSVINGRIAKNTQRLIRREPHNYDKAQPTLHQTTIYQQMLAEQQKNQQQHLSAGAVLQAFQTPQQQQQQQQQQQQQQQLQQQQQQPRLHFPTQQQQQQQQNSYNTQSFLSNYSDSYQQQQQQLPSQQQQQQQQQQLSVKVEPHQADVLSLLSDGPYNSISYKPYPQFKKSASTGTFLNVPRVPQQQQQQPQQQQSYLQQEQQQPQLQLQQSLPLGLGLSTQQLMQLTRQQQAANTQQQQQQQQQHMQLQQQTVASLLLPQQQQQQQQQQQQQQQQPAVSVASWATPNSSILPKEMHRSNSLPLNVSLPKLIHHEQQQQQQQQFAVPKYHAKGKSRVRSNSMHQQHTVVAAGGGSPVNNGHGNSSSNLLVTQQMQQATSDPMLNSTLAQLLTSNTRLQAAVANKTQQSNSSANAIASGSSNNHQQQQQQQSLYVSNASTSPLSVPVPTHQHSPKKSASLPVAISAPALHSPPGAKMLGFGQGNNPNLGSSLSLSPDSPFHDSQDSPLPLSPTTSLKYLPRDTQRRAGHIHAEQKRRYNIKNGFDTLHALIPQLQQNPNAKLSKAAMLQKGADHIKQLRQERNVLKDKIEALRMERDALNNSLMHLHSVLPANGAPVTRQGTEHVRQLYEVYVRYNTMNDWKFWILGLILEPLLASYTSTVSSASLDELRRTAFLWVDQHCSLIDLRPAVTNKLKYLSMHTDIVSEPPSTLQEEVAKALQNTSGQHPNLHGS from the exons AAAAGTGAATTGGACTTTTTGGAATGGTCACCGCTGAACGATAGAAACTTAATGCCAGACGACTGGACAACGGATACATTGTTCTCGGCAATAAATGGACCATTTCCCTTTCCAGATTCAAGAGAGATCG CACGCGGTGCAGGCATTGCGGACTTTATACAGCCAAGTCTGGGCCCGCTGCAGCCGAATTTAGATGATATCGACATTACCTTCTCAG ATTTGCTGACCACCACCGGCTCGCGCCTGCCACCCGTGCCCGAGGAGGGCACCGATGCGGAGATGCTCAAGAACGACGACTATTGCCTGCAGGCAATTGTTGGTGCTCCGCACACGCTCTACAGCAGCGACAATATGATGGAAGTggtggccagcagcagtgGCGGCAATGCTCAAGTGGACGCCAACATGCTGGAGCTGAACACGCCCATCAGCAACATGCCCTATGGCGACATCGAGCAACAGTTTGTGGCGGCACGGCAACAGGCAGTCAGCGAttcacaacagcaacaacaacagcagcaacaacagcagcagcagcagcaacagcaacaacagttgctggGCGAGAGCCAATCGCCACGTTTGCATACAGTAAAACATTTTGGGGCCATCAGCAGCAATGACAGCAGCAATCGCTGTTCCGCCAGCGAGAGTTTCTCGAGCAAGAGCGTCATCAACGGACGCATTGCCAAGAATACGCAGCGTTTAATTCGACGCGAGCCGCACAACTACGACAAGGCGCAACCGACGCTGCATCAGACGACCATCTATCAGCAGATGCTGGCCGAGCAGCAGAagaatcagcagcagcatctcaGCGCGGGCGCTGTCTTGCAGGCCTTTCAGACaccccaacagcaacagcaacagcagcagcaacaacaacaacagcagcaattgcagcagcaacaacagcagccgcgtTTGCACTTTcccacgcagcagcagcagcaacagcaacaaaattctTACAATACCCAAAGTTTTTTGAGCAACTATTCGGACAgctatcagcaacagcagcaacagttgccgtcacagcagcagcagcaacagcaacagcagcaacttaGCGTCAAGGTGGAGCCGCACCAGGCGGATGTGTTGTCGTTGCTTAGCGATGGGCCCTACAACTCCATCAGCTACAAGCCCTATCCGCAATTCAAGAAATCCGCATCCACAGGCACCTTTTTGAATGTGCCGCGCGtcccgcaacagcagcaacaacagccgcagcaacaacaaagctatttgcaacaagaacaacagcagccgcagctgcagctgcaacaatcGCTGCCCTTGGGCCTAGGTCTAAGCACACAGCAGCTCATGCAGCTGACACGCCAGCAACAGGCAGCCAAtacacagcaacagcaacaacagcagcagcaacatatgcagctgcaacagcaaacgGTAGCTAGTCTGCTGCTacctcaacaacaacaacaacagcaacaacaacaacagcagcagcagcagcaacctgCTGTCAGCGTAGCCTCCTGGGCGAcgcccaacagcagcatctTGCCCAAGGAAATGCATCGCTCCAACAGCCTCCCCCTAAACGTGTCGCTGCCGAAGCTCATCCATcacgaacagcagcagcaacagcagcaacaattcgCAGTGCCCAAGTACCATGCCAAGGGGAAGTCCCGCGTGCGCAGCAATTCCATGCACCAGCAGCACACAGTTGTTGCCGCCGGCGGCGGCTCGCCCGTCAACAATGGacacggcaacagcagcagcaacctgCTTGTCAcccaacaaatgcaacaggCAACCAGCGATCCCATGCTCAACAGCACGCTCGCCCAGCTGCTAACGTCGA ATACACGCCTGCAGGCAGCCGTGGCCAACAAAACACAGCAGTCAAATTCTTCCGCCAATGCCAtagccagcggcagcagcaacaaccatcagcagcagcagcagcagcaatcgctGTACGTCAGCAATGCATCAACGTCGCCGCTGTCGGTGCCCGTGCCGACGCACCAGCATTCACCAAAGAAGTCCGCCTCGTTGCCAGTTGCGATTTCTGCACCGGCGCTACACAGTCCGCCTGGAGCGAAGATGCTCGGCTTTGGGCAGGGCAACAATCCCAATTTGGGCAGCAGTCTGAGCTTGTCGCCGGACTCGCCGTTCCACGACTCACAGGACTCGCCGCTGCCGTTGTCGCCGACGACCAGCCTCAAGTATCTGCCACGGGATACACAGCGTCGCGCCGGCCACATCCATGCGGAACAGAAGCGACGCTATAATATTAAGAACGGCTTTGATACCCTGCACGCGCTCATACCCCAGCTGCAGCAGAATCCCAATGCGAAGCTAAGCAAAGCGGCGATGCTCCAGAAGGGCGCCGATCACATCAAACAGCTGCGCCAGGAGCGCAATGTACTCAAGGACAAGATCGAGGCGTTGCGAATGGAGCGCGATGCTTTAAACAACTCCCTCAT GCACCTGCACTCGGTGCTGCCTGCGAACGGTGCACCCGTTACAAGGCAGGGCACGGAGCATGTGCGTCAGCTATATGAGGTCTATGTACGCTACAATACGATGAACGATTGGAAGTTTTGGATT CTGGGTCTCATTCTGGAGCCCTTATTGGCCTCTTACACGTCGACCGTTTCCAGCGCCAGTTTGGATGAACTGCGTCGCACCGCCTTTCTCTGGGTGGATCAGCACTGTTCGCTTATAGATCTGCGACCTG CTGTTACGAACAAATTAAAGTACCTATCGATGCACACGGACATTGTCTCGGAGCCGCCCAGCACGCTGCAGGAGGAAGTGGCTAAGGCTCTGCAGAACACCAGTGGGCAGCATCCGAATCTGCATGGCTCCTAa
- the Mondo gene encoding transcription factor kayak isoform X3 — protein MDHFPFQIQERSLFIFVLPKARGAGIADFIQPSLGPLQPNLDDIDITFSDLLTTTGSRLPPVPEEGTDAEMLKNDDYCLQAIVGAPHTLYSSDNMMEVVASSSGGNAQVDANMLELNTPISNMPYGDIEQQFVAARQQAVSDSQQQQQQQQQQQQQQQQQQQLLGESQSPRLHTVKHFGAISSNDSSNRCSASESFSSKSVINGRIAKNTQRLIRREPHNYDKAQPTLHQTTIYQQMLAEQQKNQQQHLSAGAVLQAFQTPQQQQQQQQQQQQQQQLQQQQQQPRLHFPTQQQQQQQQNSYNTQSFLSNYSDSYQQQQQQLPSQQQQQQQQQQLSVKVEPHQADVLSLLSDGPYNSISYKPYPQFKKSASTGTFLNVPRVPQQQQQQPQQQQSYLQQEQQQPQLQLQQSLPLGLGLSTQQLMQLTRQQQAANTQQQQQQQQQHMQLQQQTVASLLLPQQQQQQQQQQQQQQQQPAVSVASWATPNSSILPKEMHRSNSLPLNVSLPKLIHHEQQQQQQQQFAVPKYHAKGKSRVRSNSMHQQHTVVAAGGGSPVNNGHGNSSSNLLVTQQMQQATSDPMLNSTLAQLLTSNTRLQAAVANKTQQSNSSANAIASGSSNNHQQQQQQQSLYVSNASTSPLSVPVPTHQHSPKKSASLPVAISAPALHSPPGAKMLGFGQGNNPNLGSSLSLSPDSPFHDSQDSPLPLSPTTSLKYLPRDTQRRAGHIHAEQKRRYNIKNGFDTLHALIPQLQQNPNAKLSKAAMLQKGADHIKQLRQERNVLKDKIEALRMERDALNNSLMHLHSVLPANGAPVTRQGTEHVRQLYEVYVRYNTMNDWKFWILGLILEPLLASYTSTVSSASLDELRRTAFLWVDQHCSLIDLRPAVTNKLKYLSMHTDIVSEPPSTLQEEVAKALQNTSGQHPNLHGS, from the exons ATGGACCATTTCCCTTTCCAGATTCAAGAGAGATCG ctatttatttttgtactaCCCAAAGCACGCGGTGCAGGCATTGCGGACTTTATACAGCCAAGTCTGGGCCCGCTGCAGCCGAATTTAGATGATATCGACATTACCTTCTCAG ATTTGCTGACCACCACCGGCTCGCGCCTGCCACCCGTGCCCGAGGAGGGCACCGATGCGGAGATGCTCAAGAACGACGACTATTGCCTGCAGGCAATTGTTGGTGCTCCGCACACGCTCTACAGCAGCGACAATATGATGGAAGTggtggccagcagcagtgGCGGCAATGCTCAAGTGGACGCCAACATGCTGGAGCTGAACACGCCCATCAGCAACATGCCCTATGGCGACATCGAGCAACAGTTTGTGGCGGCACGGCAACAGGCAGTCAGCGAttcacaacagcaacaacaacagcagcaacaacagcagcagcagcagcaacagcaacaacagttgctggGCGAGAGCCAATCGCCACGTTTGCATACAGTAAAACATTTTGGGGCCATCAGCAGCAATGACAGCAGCAATCGCTGTTCCGCCAGCGAGAGTTTCTCGAGCAAGAGCGTCATCAACGGACGCATTGCCAAGAATACGCAGCGTTTAATTCGACGCGAGCCGCACAACTACGACAAGGCGCAACCGACGCTGCATCAGACGACCATCTATCAGCAGATGCTGGCCGAGCAGCAGAagaatcagcagcagcatctcaGCGCGGGCGCTGTCTTGCAGGCCTTTCAGACaccccaacagcaacagcaacagcagcagcaacaacaacaacagcagcaattgcagcagcaacaacagcagccgcgtTTGCACTTTcccacgcagcagcagcagcaacagcaacaaaattctTACAATACCCAAAGTTTTTTGAGCAACTATTCGGACAgctatcagcaacagcagcaacagttgccgtcacagcagcagcagcaacagcaacagcagcaacttaGCGTCAAGGTGGAGCCGCACCAGGCGGATGTGTTGTCGTTGCTTAGCGATGGGCCCTACAACTCCATCAGCTACAAGCCCTATCCGCAATTCAAGAAATCCGCATCCACAGGCACCTTTTTGAATGTGCCGCGCGtcccgcaacagcagcaacaacagccgcagcaacaacaaagctatttgcaacaagaacaacagcagccgcagctgcagctgcaacaatcGCTGCCCTTGGGCCTAGGTCTAAGCACACAGCAGCTCATGCAGCTGACACGCCAGCAACAGGCAGCCAAtacacagcaacagcaacaacagcagcagcaacatatgcagctgcaacagcaaacgGTAGCTAGTCTGCTGCTacctcaacaacaacaacaacagcaacaacaacaacagcagcagcagcagcaacctgCTGTCAGCGTAGCCTCCTGGGCGAcgcccaacagcagcatctTGCCCAAGGAAATGCATCGCTCCAACAGCCTCCCCCTAAACGTGTCGCTGCCGAAGCTCATCCATcacgaacagcagcagcaacagcagcaacaattcgCAGTGCCCAAGTACCATGCCAAGGGGAAGTCCCGCGTGCGCAGCAATTCCATGCACCAGCAGCACACAGTTGTTGCCGCCGGCGGCGGCTCGCCCGTCAACAATGGacacggcaacagcagcagcaacctgCTTGTCAcccaacaaatgcaacaggCAACCAGCGATCCCATGCTCAACAGCACGCTCGCCCAGCTGCTAACGTCGA ATACACGCCTGCAGGCAGCCGTGGCCAACAAAACACAGCAGTCAAATTCTTCCGCCAATGCCAtagccagcggcagcagcaacaaccatcagcagcagcagcagcagcaatcgctGTACGTCAGCAATGCATCAACGTCGCCGCTGTCGGTGCCCGTGCCGACGCACCAGCATTCACCAAAGAAGTCCGCCTCGTTGCCAGTTGCGATTTCTGCACCGGCGCTACACAGTCCGCCTGGAGCGAAGATGCTCGGCTTTGGGCAGGGCAACAATCCCAATTTGGGCAGCAGTCTGAGCTTGTCGCCGGACTCGCCGTTCCACGACTCACAGGACTCGCCGCTGCCGTTGTCGCCGACGACCAGCCTCAAGTATCTGCCACGGGATACACAGCGTCGCGCCGGCCACATCCATGCGGAACAGAAGCGACGCTATAATATTAAGAACGGCTTTGATACCCTGCACGCGCTCATACCCCAGCTGCAGCAGAATCCCAATGCGAAGCTAAGCAAAGCGGCGATGCTCCAGAAGGGCGCCGATCACATCAAACAGCTGCGCCAGGAGCGCAATGTACTCAAGGACAAGATCGAGGCGTTGCGAATGGAGCGCGATGCTTTAAACAACTCCCTCAT GCACCTGCACTCGGTGCTGCCTGCGAACGGTGCACCCGTTACAAGGCAGGGCACGGAGCATGTGCGTCAGCTATATGAGGTCTATGTACGCTACAATACGATGAACGATTGGAAGTTTTGGATT CTGGGTCTCATTCTGGAGCCCTTATTGGCCTCTTACACGTCGACCGTTTCCAGCGCCAGTTTGGATGAACTGCGTCGCACCGCCTTTCTCTGGGTGGATCAGCACTGTTCGCTTATAGATCTGCGACCTG CTGTTACGAACAAATTAAAGTACCTATCGATGCACACGGACATTGTCTCGGAGCCGCCCAGCACGCTGCAGGAGGAAGTGGCTAAGGCTCTGCAGAACACCAGTGGGCAGCATCCGAATCTGCATGGCTCCTAa